A window of Pontibacillus halophilus JSM 076056 = DSM 19796 contains these coding sequences:
- a CDS encoding transposase family protein encodes MYVYSNIPIPGLQSVIIKKSEEIGGDFHLYVEVPKKSHKCKSCGEWTQRIHDYRTQKIQHLKLFERTTYLFYRKRRY; translated from the coding sequence GTGTACGTGTATTCTAACATCCCGATACCAGGACTACAAAGTGTAATTATCAAGAAAAGTGAAGAAATCGGTGGAGATTTTCATCTTTATGTGGAGGTTCCAAAGAAGAGTCATAAATGTAAGTCGTGCGGTGAGTGGACCCAACGCATTCATGACTATCGAACCCAAAAAATCCAACACCTTAAACTCTTCGAACGGACAACGTATTTGTTCTATCGAAAGCGCCGTTATG
- the ispG gene encoding flavodoxin-dependent (E)-4-hydroxy-3-methylbut-2-enyl-diphosphate synthase, with protein sequence MAVIHRKDTRPVKVGNLTIGGSDQVVVQSMTTTKTHDVEATVAEIHRLEEAGCQVVRVACPDERAANAIADIKKQINIPLVVDIHFDYKLALKAIEGGADKIRINPGNIGRRHKVEAVVNAAKEKGIPIRIGVNAGSLERRILEKYGYPTAEGMVESALHHIQILEELDFHDIIVSLKASDVSLAVEAYEKAAEVIPYPLHLGITEAGTQFAGTVKSAAGLGAILSKGIGSTLRVSLSTDPVEEVKVGREMLKTFGLASDAATLISCPTCGRIEIDLFSIANEVEEYIQNIRAPIKVAVLGCAVNGPGEAREADIGIAGARGEGLLFRHGKTVRKVPEETMVEELKKEVDKIAEEYHRQKAEEAEAETV encoded by the coding sequence ATGGCAGTTATTCACCGAAAGGATACACGTCCAGTTAAGGTTGGAAATCTTACGATTGGCGGCAGCGACCAAGTTGTTGTTCAATCCATGACCACCACGAAAACTCATGACGTTGAGGCAACAGTTGCTGAGATTCATCGTCTTGAAGAAGCTGGGTGTCAAGTTGTGCGTGTTGCATGTCCAGATGAACGGGCAGCGAACGCAATTGCTGATATTAAAAAACAAATCAATATACCGTTAGTTGTAGATATTCACTTCGATTATAAGCTTGCGTTGAAAGCAATTGAAGGCGGCGCAGACAAGATCCGAATTAATCCGGGTAATATTGGCCGTCGTCACAAAGTTGAAGCGGTTGTAAACGCAGCTAAAGAAAAAGGAATCCCAATTCGGATTGGAGTAAATGCCGGCTCTCTAGAACGCCGAATCCTAGAGAAGTATGGTTATCCGACTGCAGAGGGTATGGTAGAAAGTGCCCTTCACCATATTCAAATCCTTGAAGAGTTAGATTTCCACGATATTATCGTGTCTCTAAAAGCATCTGACGTAAGTCTTGCAGTAGAAGCCTACGAAAAAGCAGCAGAAGTCATTCCTTATCCTCTACACCTTGGAATTACTGAAGCCGGTACTCAGTTTGCTGGTACGGTTAAGAGTGCTGCTGGCCTTGGTGCAATCCTAAGTAAGGGGATTGGAAGTACACTTCGAGTTTCCCTAAGTACAGACCCTGTTGAAGAGGTAAAAGTGGGTCGTGAAATGCTGAAGACGTTTGGATTGGCATCTGATGCCGCTACATTAATCTCTTGCCCAACATGCGGACGTATTGAAATCGACCTCTTCTCAATTGCAAATGAGGTAGAAGAGTATATTCAGAATATCCGTGCTCCGATTAAAGTAGCTGTGTTAGGCTGTGCGGTTAACGGACCTGGAGAGGCGCGTGAAGCTGACATCGGAATTGCAGGTGCCAGAGGCGAAGGGCTCCTCTTCCGCCACGGGAAAACTGTACGTAAAGTCCCTGAAGAAACTATGGTTGAAGAATTGAAAAAAGAAGTCGATAAAATCGCAGAAGAATACCATCGACAAAAAGCAGAAGAAGCAGAAGCTGAAACTGTATAA